From a single Ignavibacteria bacterium genomic region:
- a CDS encoding MFS transporter, translating to MEYNLNSNDAYASLRLKDFRWFIVARFILTLAIQMQSVVVGWQVYALTHDALSLGMIGIAEVVPFLCVTLFAGHVADIVNRKKIIVLSGLVYFICAAALLFVSTQLHPVLVSYGAMPIYLIIFITGLARGFMSPAQFAFMAQLIPRELLGNASTWNSVSWQVAEVAGPAIGGLIYGFFGVGSAYTTVVIFSAIGWIFFVAVKKKPMPERTRKENVWESLSSGLKFVFGHQMVLSALSLDMFAVFFGGAVSVLPIFADQVLHTGAKGLGFLRAAPALGAIAMSIIQAHYPPFKKAGRNLLFAVFGFGLCIISFALSKNFYLSLFILLLSGMFDNVSVVIRATIIQLYTPDDMRGRVSAVNGIFIGSSNELGSFESGLAAKLLGLIPSVVFGGSMTLAVVASVRKLAPKLRELKL from the coding sequence GTGGAATATAACTTAAATTCAAACGACGCATATGCGTCTTTAAGATTAAAAGACTTTCGATGGTTCATTGTCGCCAGGTTTATCTTAACTCTGGCAATACAGATGCAGTCAGTAGTTGTGGGCTGGCAGGTCTACGCCCTTACGCACGACGCGCTTTCTCTTGGAATGATAGGAATAGCCGAGGTGGTCCCCTTCCTTTGTGTAACGCTTTTTGCCGGACACGTGGCCGACATTGTAAACCGCAAAAAAATCATTGTTCTTTCAGGCCTTGTTTACTTTATCTGTGCTGCAGCGCTTCTATTCGTTTCGACTCAGCTGCACCCGGTACTGGTTTCATACGGCGCAATGCCAATATACCTCATAATTTTTATTACGGGCCTTGCCCGCGGCTTCATGTCTCCGGCACAGTTCGCCTTTATGGCGCAGCTGATACCAAGAGAGCTCCTGGGCAACGCCTCTACATGGAACAGCGTTTCCTGGCAGGTGGCTGAAGTTGCAGGCCCCGCAATAGGCGGACTCATCTACGGATTTTTCGGCGTGGGATCAGCCTATACTACCGTCGTTATCTTCTCTGCAATAGGCTGGATATTTTTTGTCGCTGTAAAGAAAAAGCCGATGCCTGAACGCACAAGAAAAGAAAACGTGTGGGAAAGCCTGTCCTCGGGACTTAAATTTGTCTTCGGACACCAGATGGTCTTAAGCGCCTTAAGCCTTGATATGTTTGCGGTCTTCTTCGGCGGCGCGGTTTCAGTGCTTCCAATTTTTGCCGACCAGGTGCTGCATACCGGAGCCAAAGGACTTGGATTTCTGAGGGCTGCTCCGGCTCTTGGCGCAATAGCAATGTCCATCATTCAGGCGCACTACCCCCCTTTTAAGAAAGCCGGGCGGAACCTGCTTTTTGCCGTTTTCGGATTCGGGCTCTGCATTATATCTTTTGCACTGTCGAAGAATTTTTACCTGTCGCTTTTCATTCTGCTCTTAAGCGGAATGTTCGACAACGTAAGCGTGGTTATAAGGGCAACCATCATACAGCTTTATACGCCTGACGATATGCGCGGAAGGGTTTCTGCCGTAAACGGAATTTTTATCGGATCTTCAAATGAGCTTGGTTCTTTTGAGTCGGGGCTTGCGGCAAAACTCCTGGGGCTTATACCATCGGTGGTTTTCGGCGGCAGCATGACGCTTGCAGTTGTGGCAAGTGTAAGAAAACTTGCTCCTAAATTAAGAGAACTGAAGTTATAA